Proteins from a single region of Thiomicrorhabdus sp. Kp2:
- a CDS encoding MGMT family protein, producing the protein MTKHLKNNRLTFNEQCYALLSLIPKGKVTTYKAIAEALETKAYQAVGNAMAANPNPIKVPCHRVVNSNGAIGNYAFGVDKKIELLQSEGVIIQNGKVMDFKAHFFDFK; encoded by the coding sequence ATGACAAAACATTTAAAAAACAATAGGTTAACTTTTAATGAGCAATGTTATGCCTTGCTGAGCCTAATTCCAAAAGGAAAAGTAACAACCTATAAAGCGATTGCTGAAGCTTTAGAGACAAAAGCTTACCAAGCTGTAGGCAATGCTATGGCGGCAAATCCCAACCCCATTAAAGTGCCCTGCCATAGAGTGGTAAATAGCAATGGTGCGATTGGCAACTATGCATTTGGGGTAGATAAAAAAATTGAGTTATTACAATCAGAGGGTGTGATAATTCAAAATGGTAAAGTCATGGACTTTAAAGCGCATTTCTTCGATTTCAAGTAG